The genomic stretch TATCTATTTTCTGCAAACGGATTTTAAAATCGTCAATAATTCTTTGCCATTGATTCGCTTCGGTTTTATTCACCGATGGTAAAGTGATCAGTACAATATCACCTTTTTTAATTAAGTTTATTTGTTCTTTACTATTTAAAGGTTTTATCGGAGGTAATTCAATCTTATCCTCTAAAATTTCTGATTCACTCATTATTTTTATGATTTTGGAAAAAGTTTTCAGCTAATTAACAATTAAAGGTTTTTCATTGTATGTTTTATACTCTGAATTATTTAAACACGATAGTTTGTTCTCCTTCAATTACTTTGCCGATGGAGTAAGTATCAATATCATAGTTACTAAAATGATCTTTTATTGTTGTAACACTATCTTCAGGTACAATCACAACAAAACCGATACCTAAATTAAAAGTATTCAACATATCTTCTTGATTAACGTTACCAGTTTTAGCTAACCACTGAAAAATAGTCGGCATTATCCAGCTATTTAAGTTTACTTCGATCGATCGATTTTTAGGTAAACAACGGGGTAAATTTTCAGGGATTCCTCCTCCCGTAATATGTGCCATTGCTTTAATGGGTAATTCTGACTTCAAAGCTGATAAAACAGGCTTAACATAAAGACGAGTGGGGGTTAAACAAACTTCTCCCAAACTTTTTCCTTCCAATTCCATCGGTTTGTCATTCCAACTTAAACCCTGAGTTTCAATAATTTTTCTCACCAAAGAAAAGCCATTACTGTGAATGCCACTACTAGCTAAAGCGATCGCAACATCTCCTAATTCAACTTTGCTACCATCAAGTATTTGGCTTTTTTCGACAATTCCCACACAGAAACCAGCTAAATCATATTCTCCTAATTTATAAAATCCCGGCATTTCTGCTGTTTCTCCTCCCAAAAGAGCACACCCACTTTCTTTACAACCGATGACAATACCATTGATAACTTCTGCTAATTGATTACTGTCTAATTTTCCTGTGGCGAGATAATCGAGAAAAAATAAGGGTTCGGCACCACTTGTCAAAATATCATTAACGCACATCGCCACTAAATCAATACCTACAGTATCATGATGATTTAATTCATGAGCAATCTTTAACTTTGTACCCACACCATCTGTACCAGAAATTAATACAGGCTGTTGATAACCAGCAGGAATTTCAAAACAACCACCAAAACCACCTAATCCTCCTAAAACACCCTTTCTATAAGTACTAGCCACATTATCAGTGATTTTTTTGACAAACTCTCTACCCGCTTCCACATCAACTCCAGCCTGTTTATAATCCATATTTTGGTAACTCCTTTAGATAATTTTTTTCTATCGATTAAATTGTACTTGTTAAACTGATCAAATTTTCTTATAGGATTTTCTTGATCAAAATTGATACTTTAATCACAAATCATATCATTACTATTTAATTTTTGAATTATTAAAAATCCCTAATTTGCCATTGTTTTTTCGTGGTTAGATTTTTCAGTATTAAATTCATTTTTTCTGAATATATCACCCTATAACTTTGTTATCTACCCTAAAATAGCCTGATCGAGTCAACAACATTATTCAGCTATTCATCTTTTTTCTATTATATATTTTTAATTTGTTCTACTTTGATGTAATTTTTCTTATGCTCGATTTTAACAATACAATTATCCTATTTATTCATTAGTTTTTCAAAACATTAATCATAGTTTTATAAAAGAATAAACTTATAATTATTACGATCTTTTTTAATATTGTCAACAATTATAATTAATTTCGATATTACATTTATCTATAAATAAGAAATATTTAACCATGAGAGAAAAACCTTGTGTTAATTTAGTTGAAGTTAAGTACCAAAAAAAATTATTTTATTAAATTTTACGAGGAGTAAAGACACCGAAACACCTAACATTAAAGGTTTTCCGTATTCAATTACTAGAAAAATTATGCGTAACAACACTTGGAAAAAGGCTGTCGTATCGGCTTTAACAACTATTTTAGGATTAGGAATCACTGGATTTTTATTCGCTCCTAACGTCAAAGCTGATAATTACCAAAAACAAGGTGACACAGCATTATCATCTGTAAATAACGTAATTGCCCGTACCTCTATCACCCCTGTACAAGAATTTCTTACCGTTAAACTGTATCCCCATCAAATCAAAAACAGAAACGCTGTCACTTTACATTTTCAAAACATTCCCCTTCTTACATTTTTAGACACTCCCAATCACAGCGCGATCGAACAAGCCACAAAATTAGCCCTTCGCCTTGATCAACTATCAAATCAATCTATTGACGC from Geminocystis sp. NIES-3709 encodes the following:
- the purM gene encoding phosphoribosylformylglycinamidine cyclo-ligase; amino-acid sequence: MDYKQAGVDVEAGREFVKKITDNVASTYRKGVLGGLGGFGGCFEIPAGYQQPVLISGTDGVGTKLKIAHELNHHDTVGIDLVAMCVNDILTSGAEPLFFLDYLATGKLDSNQLAEVINGIVIGCKESGCALLGGETAEMPGFYKLGEYDLAGFCVGIVEKSQILDGSKVELGDVAIALASSGIHSNGFSLVRKIIETQGLSWNDKPMELEGKSLGEVCLTPTRLYVKPVLSALKSELPIKAMAHITGGGIPENLPRCLPKNRSIEVNLNSWIMPTIFQWLAKTGNVNQEDMLNTFNLGIGFVVIVPEDSVTTIKDHFSNYDIDTYSIGKVIEGEQTIVFK